In the genome of Sorangium aterium, one region contains:
- a CDS encoding esterase/lipase family protein: protein MARWFRASAFAATAGREVASFARQAVLLPYDTLAPVIPDGARDGDEVVVILHGLFASAGVLRPLRTAIERHAALSRASRARGRTDPARAEPSWSVHTATMSYAPGPGVEALSERLAALVAALPDGARLHLVGHSMGGIVCRFFAQEVGDPRIVQTISMASPFGGIPRVALLGFGGARDLDASSPVLRRVLLGTARSSIPHLSIVAGADTLVRSPIAHALPGGEVRVMEGRGHNTLLFDPEVAALVARHVVERRGPAR from the coding sequence GTGGCGAGGTGGTTCCGTGCGTCGGCCTTCGCGGCGACAGCTGGCAGGGAGGTGGCCTCGTTCGCGAGGCAGGCGGTCCTCCTGCCGTACGACACCCTCGCGCCGGTGATCCCTGACGGGGCGCGCGACGGCGACGAGGTGGTGGTCATCCTTCACGGGCTCTTCGCCTCCGCCGGCGTCCTCCGGCCGTTGCGCACGGCGATCGAGCGTCACGCGGCCCTGTCGCGCGCCTCGCGGGCGCGTGGTCGGACGGACCCGGCGCGCGCCGAGCCGTCGTGGTCGGTCCACACGGCGACGATGTCCTACGCGCCGGGGCCCGGCGTCGAGGCGCTGTCAGAGCGCCTCGCGGCGCTCGTCGCGGCGCTGCCGGACGGGGCGCGCTTGCACCTCGTCGGCCACAGCATGGGCGGCATCGTGTGCCGCTTCTTCGCGCAGGAGGTCGGCGATCCGCGCATCGTGCAGACCATCTCCATGGCGAGCCCGTTCGGCGGCATCCCGCGCGTGGCGCTGCTCGGCTTCGGCGGCGCGCGCGATCTCGACGCGTCGAGCCCGGTCCTCCGGCGCGTCCTCCTCGGGACGGCGCGCTCGAGCATCCCGCACCTGTCGATCGTCGCGGGGGCCGACACGCTGGTCCGCTCGCCCATCGCGCACGCGCTGCCGGGCGGCGAGGTGCGGGTGATGGAGGGGCGGGGGCACAACACGCTCCTCTTCGATCCCGAGGTGGCCGCGCTCGTGGCGCGGCACGTCGTCGAGCGGCGCGGCCCCGCGCGCTGA
- a CDS encoding tetratricopeptide repeat protein has translation MDTGDDLKALLDRAGQLVRAGDIVEAEKAFRGALDLAERAYGRDAPQVIAPLRGLAYIAANPRSDPGRLVEADAWIRRALRVAEANFGTDDPRLSRLLHSLGINLWTAGALEEASEHLVRAVALSERAHGESRDTAYIMTSLIYVLLEAERPADALPLAERALRIQEAAADSTSGSAVTLALIALGRCLMGVKRNTEAIACMEQAAARILARNPDARSPALGEIRGWIEQMRREP, from the coding sequence CTCGACCGCGCAGGACAGTTGGTGCGAGCCGGCGATATTGTGGAAGCCGAGAAGGCATTCCGCGGCGCGCTGGACCTGGCAGAGCGAGCTTACGGGCGAGATGCGCCCCAGGTCATCGCCCCGCTGCGCGGGCTGGCCTACATCGCCGCCAACCCGCGCAGCGACCCAGGTCGCCTTGTCGAGGCCGACGCGTGGATTCGGCGCGCGCTGCGCGTCGCGGAGGCCAACTTCGGCACGGACGATCCGCGGCTTAGCCGTCTTCTCCATAGTCTTGGGATCAATCTCTGGACGGCGGGCGCCTTGGAGGAGGCTTCCGAGCACCTCGTGAGGGCGGTCGCCCTCTCCGAGCGGGCGCACGGGGAAAGCCGCGACACGGCGTACATCATGACGTCCCTGATCTACGTGCTGCTCGAGGCGGAGCGGCCGGCAGACGCGCTCCCGCTCGCCGAGAGAGCCCTCCGCATCCAGGAGGCGGCGGCCGACTCGACGAGCGGCAGCGCGGTCACGCTTGCGTTGATCGCGCTCGGCCGGTGCCTCATGGGGGTCAAGAGAAACACGGAAGCGATCGCCTGCATGGAGCAGGCCGCCGCCAGGATTCTGGCAAGAAACCCGGATGCCCGGAGCCCGGCCCTGGGCGAGATTCGTGGCTGGATCGAACAGATGAGAAGAGAGCCGTAG